In Bythopirellula goksoeyrii, a single window of DNA contains:
- a CDS encoding DmsC/YnfH family molybdoenzyme membrane anchor subunit, which yields MAAVAESPTSRTNGFLVNALLDEQQRTTVVERFSQRHSTATEPLLAGHYQDLIPLSKPKPGEQYAFEVDLDACSGCKACVVACHNLNGLDESEQWRKVGLLHGGSEQLPVLQHITTACHHCVDPACLSGCPVMAYDKDPETGIVRHLDDQCIGCQYCIFMCPYDVPHYNPGRGIVRKCDMCHDRLAVGEAPACVQSCPNGAIRIRTVSTESVIAESESNQFLPTAPEPGITLPTTSYKSSKPLPRNLLPADYYSANRQHSHLALVFMLVLTQLSVGAFIVGQVLVSGPWADQLMLTAIRPAYAIAGLVVGLLGMNAAVFHLGRPLYAFRALLGLRTSWLSREILAFGVFAAAALAYAAAVWFAGDHPGLVPWADRLGLATAITGAVGVLCSVMIYVKTQRPFWTGSRTGSKFLLTCLVLGLPIALLVSLVACVWNQQLTAHSIMQNYGQSLCKALMIVVAMKLLFETAVLARLKQRQFTPLKRTALLLTGELSMTNMLRYFFGIMGGLLLPLVLLSHKATTVGEGAYQPLFMGFIVILIAGLLLIGELLERYLFFAASVAPKMPGAP from the coding sequence ATGGCGGCTGTCGCAGAATCTCCCACCTCGCGTACCAATGGATTTTTGGTCAACGCTCTGTTGGACGAACAGCAACGTACGACGGTTGTCGAGCGTTTCTCTCAGCGTCACTCTACCGCTACCGAGCCGCTCCTTGCTGGGCACTATCAAGATCTTATTCCCCTGTCGAAGCCGAAACCTGGGGAACAATACGCCTTCGAGGTTGACCTCGATGCCTGCTCAGGCTGCAAAGCCTGTGTGGTTGCCTGTCATAACCTCAATGGCTTGGACGAATCCGAACAATGGCGCAAAGTAGGATTGTTGCACGGCGGCAGCGAGCAACTCCCCGTTTTGCAGCACATCACCACGGCTTGCCACCATTGTGTCGATCCCGCCTGTCTTTCCGGCTGCCCCGTCATGGCCTACGACAAGGATCCGGAAACGGGAATCGTCCGCCACTTGGACGATCAATGCATTGGCTGCCAGTATTGCATCTTCATGTGTCCCTACGATGTGCCGCACTACAACCCCGGGCGAGGCATCGTCCGCAAGTGTGACATGTGTCACGACCGCCTGGCTGTCGGCGAAGCGCCCGCCTGCGTACAGTCGTGTCCCAACGGAGCCATTCGGATTCGCACAGTTTCTACCGAGTCCGTAATTGCTGAGAGCGAATCCAATCAATTCTTGCCAACGGCGCCCGAACCTGGGATTACCCTCCCCACAACGTCCTACAAATCAAGTAAACCGTTGCCCCGCAACCTACTTCCTGCCGACTACTATTCTGCCAATCGGCAACATAGTCATTTGGCGCTGGTATTCATGTTGGTTCTGACACAACTCTCGGTGGGCGCCTTTATCGTTGGACAAGTGCTCGTTTCCGGCCCGTGGGCAGATCAACTCATGCTGACGGCGATTCGCCCGGCTTATGCGATTGCGGGACTAGTCGTCGGTCTCCTAGGCATGAATGCCGCGGTGTTTCACTTGGGCCGCCCCTTGTATGCATTTCGCGCTTTGCTAGGTTTACGTACTTCTTGGCTAAGCCGCGAAATTCTTGCCTTCGGTGTGTTCGCCGCTGCTGCGCTCGCATACGCCGCCGCGGTTTGGTTTGCGGGAGATCACCCCGGTCTGGTTCCCTGGGCCGATCGCTTAGGACTGGCAACCGCCATCACCGGAGCGGTTGGGGTCCTGTGCTCGGTAATGATCTATGTCAAAACGCAGCGGCCATTCTGGACTGGCTCGCGTACCGGCAGCAAATTCCTGCTGACCTGCCTCGTATTGGGGCTGCCAATCGCGTTATTAGTCTCGTTGGTCGCTTGTGTCTGGAACCAGCAGCTTACCGCCCACTCGATCATGCAAAACTATGGCCAGTCCCTGTGCAAGGCGCTCATGATAGTGGTTGCCATGAAGCTCCTTTTCGAGACAGCAGTCTTAGCTCGATTAAAACAACGCCAGTTCACTCCCCTCAAACGCACGGCCCTCCTGCTCACGGGTGAACTGAGCATGACCAATATGCTGCGGTATTTCTTTGGCATCATGGGGGGGTTGCTTCTGCCGCTGGTCTTGCTCTCCCACAAGGCGACCACCGTGGGAGAGGGTGCCTATCAACCTCTCTTCATGGGGTTCATAGTTATCCTGATTGCAGGGTTACTTTTGATCGGCGAACTGCTCGAACGCTACCTGTTTTTCGCCGCTTCGGTCGCACCAAAAATGCCGGGGGCACCATGA
- the nirB gene encoding nitrite reductase large subunit NirB, with protein sequence MNTSPQTVVVIGNGMVGHRFVEKLVEFDTLEQYKIVTFCEEPRAAYDRVGLTSFFAHRDAEQLMLARLDWYRENGVELHIGDRACTIDRDKKLVRSEAGVEITYDHIVMATGSYPFVPPVEGFKLRGVFVYRTIEDLERIIEFGKKSKRCAVIGGGLLGLEAAKAAYDLGLETHVIEFAPRLMPRQIDDHGSQILVKRIEEMGVRVHLNKGTKVVLGNGQVEKMVFNNDEELDVDMIIVSCGVRPRDDLARESGLELGERGGVLVNDALQTSDPDIYAVGEVAQHSGMVYGLVAPGYEMAEILAMNLTGSEARFTGADLSTKLKLMGVDVASFGQNELPADQATPLVYEDPIGGVYKKLLFDPAGKNLLGGILVGDASDYGTLSILAKSGDPLPCQPGDLLGGSGGGAAAALGGADAMSDDAQICSCNNVTKGAICAAITEGGLTSLTDLKSCTKAGTGCGGCMPLVADVFKAQLEKSGVEVNNNLCEHFAYSRQELFGIVKVKEIKTFAELITSYGSGNGCEICKPAVGSILASLWNDTIINADHQTLQDTNDRFLANMQRGGLYSVVPRVPGGEITPDKLIVIGNVAKKYGLYTKITGGQRIDLFGAQLHQLPDIWEELIDAGFESGHAYGKAVRTVKSCVGTSWCRYGVQDSVRFAIEVEKRYRGIRAPHKIKFAVSGCVRECAEAQCKDVGLIATENGYNLYVCGNGGAKPRHADLFATDIDEQTALKYIDRFLMYYIYTADKLMRTATWVEQLDGGLDHVKDVVIHDKLGLCDELEERMQHLVDTYQCEWKAVVDDPEKRKLYRQFINTEEHERDIEFVDERGQQRPVYWPKDGDLVQIQSSPVKHEANGTSKRPPAPKPEWIEVGNVADFPRDGGAAIKYGDVQIAVFNFSSRGEWYACQNMCPHKNAFVLSRGILGSVGEEPKVACPLHKKPFSLKSGESLSGEDFSVKVFPIKVEAGKVLVELPPKQQLDALLATRLHIIGEELDACSACTGHKEEEITQSV encoded by the coding sequence ATGAACACTTCCCCACAAACAGTCGTCGTCATTGGCAATGGTATGGTCGGTCACCGGTTTGTCGAGAAACTGGTCGAGTTTGATACTCTCGAACAATACAAGATCGTCACATTCTGCGAAGAGCCACGCGCTGCCTACGACCGCGTCGGTCTGACTTCGTTCTTTGCCCACCGCGATGCCGAGCAACTCATGCTCGCCCGACTGGATTGGTATCGAGAAAATGGTGTCGAATTGCACATTGGCGATCGGGCCTGCACAATCGATCGCGATAAAAAGCTCGTGCGATCTGAGGCTGGCGTAGAAATTACCTACGACCACATCGTAATGGCGACGGGCTCGTATCCCTTCGTGCCTCCTGTTGAAGGCTTCAAACTCCGTGGCGTGTTCGTGTATCGCACGATTGAAGATCTGGAGCGGATTATCGAATTCGGCAAGAAGTCCAAGCGTTGCGCCGTCATCGGCGGCGGACTACTGGGCTTGGAAGCAGCCAAAGCCGCTTATGACTTGGGACTAGAAACCCACGTAATCGAGTTTGCCCCGCGACTCATGCCACGGCAGATCGACGATCATGGCTCACAGATTCTCGTCAAACGCATCGAAGAAATGGGAGTCCGTGTCCACCTGAACAAGGGCACCAAAGTGGTCCTCGGCAACGGCCAAGTTGAGAAAATGGTATTCAACAACGACGAGGAGTTGGATGTCGACATGATTATCGTCTCCTGCGGAGTCCGTCCTCGCGATGACCTGGCTCGCGAAAGCGGACTGGAATTGGGGGAACGCGGAGGGGTTCTGGTGAACGATGCTTTGCAGACTTCCGATCCCGATATCTATGCCGTTGGAGAAGTCGCCCAACACAGTGGCATGGTCTATGGCTTGGTCGCACCTGGCTACGAAATGGCCGAAATCCTGGCGATGAATCTCACCGGGAGTGAAGCTCGGTTCACAGGTGCTGATCTCTCGACCAAGCTAAAACTCATGGGCGTCGATGTCGCCAGCTTCGGCCAAAACGAACTCCCCGCGGATCAGGCGACCCCTTTGGTGTACGAAGACCCCATCGGCGGTGTCTACAAGAAGTTACTGTTTGATCCGGCAGGTAAGAATCTGCTGGGTGGCATCCTGGTGGGCGATGCCTCCGATTATGGCACTCTGTCGATCCTCGCCAAGAGTGGTGATCCACTCCCCTGTCAGCCGGGTGATCTGCTAGGAGGTTCTGGCGGTGGTGCAGCGGCAGCGCTCGGTGGAGCGGATGCCATGTCCGACGATGCCCAAATCTGCTCCTGCAATAATGTTACCAAAGGTGCCATTTGCGCAGCCATCACCGAAGGAGGTCTCACTTCACTCACAGACCTGAAATCCTGTACCAAAGCCGGCACCGGTTGCGGAGGATGTATGCCACTGGTTGCCGATGTCTTCAAAGCGCAACTAGAAAAGTCCGGAGTCGAGGTAAACAACAACCTCTGTGAACACTTTGCTTATTCACGACAGGAACTCTTTGGCATCGTCAAAGTCAAAGAAATCAAGACCTTCGCAGAACTAATCACGTCCTACGGCAGCGGCAACGGCTGTGAGATTTGCAAACCGGCCGTTGGGTCGATTCTTGCTTCCCTTTGGAACGACACGATCATCAATGCCGATCACCAAACCCTCCAAGACACGAACGACCGCTTCCTGGCTAACATGCAGCGCGGGGGGCTGTATTCGGTCGTACCTCGAGTTCCCGGCGGCGAGATCACGCCTGACAAGTTGATTGTTATCGGCAACGTCGCTAAGAAGTATGGCCTCTACACAAAAATCACTGGTGGACAACGCATAGATCTCTTCGGTGCACAGCTCCACCAACTCCCCGACATCTGGGAAGAGCTGATCGATGCAGGGTTCGAGAGCGGCCACGCCTACGGTAAGGCCGTGCGAACCGTCAAGAGTTGCGTTGGTACCTCCTGGTGCCGCTACGGAGTTCAAGACAGCGTCCGCTTTGCGATTGAGGTGGAAAAGCGCTACCGCGGAATTCGAGCACCTCACAAAATCAAGTTCGCCGTTTCCGGCTGCGTCCGCGAGTGTGCTGAGGCCCAGTGCAAAGACGTCGGCCTCATTGCCACTGAGAATGGCTACAACCTCTATGTCTGCGGCAACGGCGGTGCAAAACCACGTCACGCTGATCTATTTGCCACCGACATTGATGAACAGACCGCCCTCAAATATATCGACCGCTTTCTGATGTACTACATCTACACTGCCGACAAACTTATGCGTACTGCTACATGGGTCGAGCAACTCGACGGCGGTCTCGACCACGTCAAGGATGTCGTGATTCACGACAAGCTTGGCCTTTGTGACGAACTAGAAGAGCGGATGCAACATCTGGTTGATACGTATCAATGTGAATGGAAAGCTGTCGTCGATGACCCCGAAAAACGCAAACTCTATCGCCAGTTCATCAATACCGAGGAACATGAGCGAGACATCGAGTTCGTCGACGAGCGAGGTCAGCAACGCCCCGTCTATTGGCCCAAGGATGGCGATCTCGTGCAGATTCAATCGTCTCCAGTAAAGCACGAAGCCAACGGCACATCCAAGCGACCTCCCGCACCCAAGCCGGAGTGGATCGAAGTGGGCAACGTCGCCGACTTTCCCCGCGACGGCGGCGCCGCCATCAAATATGGCGACGTGCAAATCGCCGTGTTCAACTTCAGCAGCCGCGGCGAGTGGTACGCCTGCCAAAACATGTGCCCCCACAAGAATGCCTTCGTACTTTCCAGAGGCATCCTCGGTAGTGTGGGTGAAGAACCCAAAGTCGCTTGCCCCTTGCACAAGAAACCATTCTCCCTCAAGAGCGGAGAGAGCCTCTCCGGCGAAGATTTCTCGGTAAAGGTGTTCCCTATCAAAGTCGAAGCAGGGAAGGTCCTGGTCGAATTGCCACCCAAACAGCAACTCGATGCCCTGCTGGCGACCCGCCTCCACATCATCGGCGAAGAACTGGATGCTTGCTCGGCATGTACTGGCCACAAAGAGGAAGAAATCACCCAAAGCGTGTGA
- a CDS encoding MFS transporter, with the protein MSWFAFFLCFFAWFGIAPLMAVVREELSLTKEQVGWSIIASVTITIFARLAIGWLCDRIGPRLAYTWLLVLGSLPVMGIGLAHDFQTFLIFRLLIGVIGASFVITQYHTSVMFAPNIVGTANATSAGWGNLGGGVTQFVMPLLFGLFVTTMGFSSAMGWRLSMVVAGVVCCLTGIAYYCFTQDTPEGSFKELRAAGKLPSTKKANGEFWAACRDHRVWALFVIYGACFGIELTLNNIAALYFIDYFDLGLATAGMMAASFGLMNLFARTLGGASGDLFGSKWGLRGRVTWLFFALFCEGIALMFFSQMTALAVALPALVVFSLFVQMSEGATFSVVPFVNKKALGAVAGIVGAGGNAGAVAAGFLFKGSLEWPTALLILGGLVTTVAFLAFAVQFDEVAESAAREEYNDAVKCLPRTTRPEPVGELEPVFNA; encoded by the coding sequence ATGTCCTGGTTTGCGTTCTTCCTCTGCTTCTTCGCCTGGTTTGGGATCGCACCTCTCATGGCCGTGGTGCGTGAAGAGTTATCGCTCACCAAGGAGCAGGTGGGTTGGTCGATCATCGCTTCGGTGACGATTACGATCTTTGCACGGCTGGCCATCGGCTGGTTGTGTGATCGAATCGGACCACGTTTGGCTTACACGTGGCTTCTAGTTTTGGGTTCGTTACCAGTCATGGGGATTGGTCTGGCCCATGATTTTCAAACATTTCTGATTTTTCGGCTCTTGATTGGAGTCATCGGTGCGTCGTTCGTCATCACGCAATATCATACCTCGGTCATGTTTGCCCCGAATATCGTTGGCACGGCAAACGCAACGTCGGCCGGTTGGGGCAATCTGGGAGGAGGAGTTACCCAGTTCGTCATGCCGCTTCTGTTTGGGCTGTTTGTCACTACGATGGGTTTCAGCAGCGCCATGGGTTGGCGATTGTCGATGGTCGTGGCAGGAGTTGTCTGTTGCCTCACGGGAATTGCCTACTACTGCTTTACCCAGGACACTCCCGAAGGGAGCTTCAAAGAGTTACGAGCAGCTGGCAAACTTCCTTCGACGAAGAAAGCCAACGGCGAATTTTGGGCTGCTTGCCGTGACCACCGGGTCTGGGCCCTATTCGTAATCTACGGTGCCTGTTTTGGCATTGAGTTGACGCTCAACAACATCGCTGCTCTCTACTTTATCGATTACTTTGATCTCGGACTGGCAACAGCCGGCATGATGGCAGCTTCGTTTGGTCTGATGAATCTCTTTGCGCGGACCTTGGGTGGTGCGTCGGGCGATCTGTTCGGATCGAAATGGGGATTGCGAGGTCGTGTGACTTGGCTGTTCTTCGCGCTCTTTTGCGAAGGGATTGCCCTGATGTTTTTCTCTCAGATGACCGCACTTGCAGTTGCCTTGCCGGCACTGGTCGTGTTTAGCCTGTTTGTGCAGATGAGTGAAGGGGCCACCTTCTCGGTGGTTCCTTTCGTCAATAAGAAAGCACTTGGGGCAGTCGCAGGCATCGTCGGTGCCGGCGGCAACGCAGGTGCTGTCGCCGCAGGATTCCTGTTCAAGGGCTCGCTAGAATGGCCGACCGCACTGTTGATCTTGGGGGGATTAGTTACGACAGTCGCGTTCTTGGCATTCGCGGTACAATTTGATGAAGTCGCAGAGTCAGCCGCCAGAGAAGAATACAATGACGCTGTGAAGTGTCTTCCTCGCACCACCCGCCCC
- a CDS encoding molybdopterin oxidoreductase family protein, protein MITTSPTAGNSLLRQWQGPLTEELLRAPGNFGLGQVPSSKQPDATTTMVCGYCSTGCGLNIHLKNGEAVNLTPTVDYSVNAGMACPKGWEALSVLDCPDRGTMPLLRDDQGRRVPVKWDIAVRAFCDSFKKIQERHGKHSVAFLSTGQIPTEEMAYLGSLAKFGMGMLHGDGNTRQCMATSVVAYKQAFGFDAPPYTYQDFEESDVIVLVGSNLCIAHPIMWQRVCRNPHEPEIIVLDPRTTETAAAATQHLALKPKSDLALLYGLAHILIAEGWINDKFISQHTEGYVDFRRHVESFTPEYVEQVSGISKERLHYAARTIHRGKRVSFWWTMGVNQSYQGVRTAQAIINLALITGNIGRPGTGANSITGQCNAMGSRLFSNTTNLLGGHDYQNAAHRQKVAGVLDIDESHIPTENSWAYDRIIEGILRDEIKGLWVICTNPVHSWINQNTCREILERLDYLVVQDMYHSTETALEADLYIPAAGWGEKEGTFINSERRIGVIKKVAKAPGQALSDFSIFRLVSHYWGCEEMFSRWQQPEDVFQTMKELSRDQPCDITGIEDYRMLDDRGGIQWPYPEGCQDEQSERRLFADGQFYHPDGRAKMLFEDPSEMPEPPNPRYPYLLLTGRGSASQWHTQTRTSKSSVLRGLYPLSPYVEINPQDARNEEIRPDSLVTITSQRGSIQAKAFVTPTIQAGQVFIPMHYETTNQLTHAHFDPYSRQPSYKNCAVRISPAHVPVIG, encoded by the coding sequence ATGATCACCACATCACCCACGGCTGGCAACTCCTTACTACGTCAGTGGCAAGGCCCTTTGACCGAAGAGCTACTACGCGCACCAGGAAACTTCGGCCTCGGTCAGGTCCCTTCCTCCAAGCAGCCCGATGCGACCACGACGATGGTTTGTGGGTATTGTTCCACGGGCTGTGGCCTGAACATCCATCTCAAAAATGGCGAGGCAGTTAATCTCACACCAACGGTCGACTACAGCGTCAATGCAGGGATGGCCTGCCCCAAGGGTTGGGAGGCACTCTCTGTGCTCGACTGCCCAGACCGCGGCACGATGCCACTCCTGCGAGACGACCAAGGTCGCCGTGTGCCGGTGAAATGGGATATAGCGGTGCGCGCATTTTGCGATTCTTTTAAGAAGATCCAAGAACGCCACGGTAAACACTCCGTCGCATTTCTCAGCACGGGGCAGATACCCACTGAAGAAATGGCCTACCTGGGTAGCCTCGCCAAGTTCGGCATGGGCATGCTCCATGGCGATGGAAACACGCGCCAGTGTATGGCCACCTCGGTTGTCGCCTATAAGCAAGCCTTCGGATTCGACGCACCGCCTTACACCTATCAGGATTTCGAAGAGTCAGATGTTATCGTCCTGGTGGGGTCGAACCTCTGCATCGCCCATCCGATCATGTGGCAGCGCGTCTGCCGCAATCCGCACGAGCCTGAGATCATTGTCCTCGATCCTCGTACCACTGAAACCGCCGCTGCTGCCACGCAGCACCTGGCACTCAAACCGAAGTCCGATCTTGCCCTACTGTATGGCCTGGCTCACATTCTCATTGCTGAAGGTTGGATAAATGACAAATTCATTAGCCAGCACACCGAGGGCTATGTCGATTTCCGCCGTCATGTAGAAAGTTTCACTCCTGAATATGTCGAACAAGTCAGCGGCATCTCAAAGGAACGCCTCCATTACGCTGCCCGCACAATTCACAGAGGCAAGCGAGTGAGCTTCTGGTGGACCATGGGTGTCAACCAAAGTTACCAGGGGGTCCGCACAGCCCAGGCAATCATCAATCTGGCGCTAATCACCGGCAACATCGGTCGCCCCGGCACAGGTGCCAACTCGATCACCGGCCAATGCAATGCCATGGGTTCGCGGCTGTTCAGCAATACGACCAACTTGCTCGGAGGCCATGACTACCAGAATGCAGCCCATCGCCAGAAAGTGGCTGGCGTACTCGACATCGACGAGAGTCACATACCCACGGAGAACAGTTGGGCCTACGACCGGATCATCGAAGGAATACTGCGTGATGAGATCAAGGGTCTATGGGTTATTTGCACTAACCCTGTTCATTCATGGATCAACCAGAACACCTGTCGGGAGATTCTCGAACGACTCGATTATCTCGTCGTGCAGGACATGTATCACTCGACTGAAACGGCTCTTGAAGCCGATCTGTATATCCCAGCGGCTGGCTGGGGTGAAAAGGAAGGGACGTTCATCAACTCAGAACGTCGAATCGGAGTTATCAAGAAGGTAGCGAAAGCGCCAGGGCAGGCGCTCTCCGATTTTTCCATCTTTCGACTCGTCTCACACTACTGGGGCTGCGAAGAAATGTTCTCACGCTGGCAGCAGCCCGAAGATGTCTTCCAGACCATGAAGGAGCTTTCTCGGGATCAACCGTGCGATATCACCGGCATCGAAGATTACCGCATGCTCGATGACCGTGGTGGCATTCAATGGCCTTATCCCGAGGGCTGTCAAGACGAGCAAAGCGAGCGGCGCTTGTTCGCTGACGGCCAGTTCTACCATCCCGATGGTCGTGCCAAAATGCTCTTCGAAGACCCCAGCGAAATGCCAGAACCACCCAATCCCCGCTATCCCTATCTGCTGCTAACGGGCCGAGGAAGCGCATCGCAATGGCATACTCAGACACGCACTTCCAAGTCCAGTGTTCTGCGAGGGCTCTATCCACTTTCACCCTACGTCGAGATCAATCCCCAAGATGCCCGCAACGAAGAGATACGCCCTGATTCCCTGGTTACAATCACTTCGCAGCGTGGAAGCATCCAAGCCAAAGCCTTCGTAACTCCCACAATTCAAGCTGGTCAGGTCTTTATTCCCATGCACTACGAAACAACCAACCAACTTACCCACGCCCATTTTGACCCCTATTCCCGGCAACCTTCTTATAAGAACTGCGCCGTAAGAATATCCCCGGCTCATGTACCCGTGATCGGCTAG
- a CDS encoding alkaline phosphatase: MKSCVRWSVLVGVLFAGCDHCSAVEFEESEKPKDVIHDLQSGAILSKRSVVAHWGVDTENYKGWATHSNRLIPIYTFGTAGAGPGIDLNSYLGKNSVYRDSTRLKKLYDGEPIETLNPAAEYCDQTDIARLQQAALAAGRKYLFLIIFDGMDWETTRAAAIYKSCRIGYDSGRGRGLHFQDVSADGTSQFGYMVTSPHNTGTEVDVDLQTVKNPNGTLGGGYNVERGGPNPWTPGSDSSYAITENDEDIVRHAYTDSASSATSMCTGIKTFNGSINIDPTGHKLPTVAFQAQLDGYSVGAVSSVPISHATPAAAYAHNVSRNDYQDLTRDLLGLPSVAHPDQPLPGLDVLIGGGYGVTAKTNRPQGSNFEPGSIYLTDADLEAIDSQNEGKYLISERTAGVNGSDALQAAAEQAATTNKRLLGFYGAHKGHLPFATANGDYQCAPGIAEAECYSPADLDENPTLAEMTQAAITVLSTNPKGFWLMVEAGDVDWANHDDNLDNSIGAVFSGDEAVRTVTHWVEQNSNWQESVVIVTADHGHYLFLDQPESLIPTASETK, encoded by the coding sequence ATGAAAAGTTGTGTACGCTGGTCTGTCCTTGTGGGCGTCTTGTTTGCTGGTTGTGACCATTGCAGTGCTGTGGAGTTTGAAGAGAGTGAGAAACCCAAGGATGTTATCCATGACCTGCAGTCAGGCGCGATTCTCTCGAAGCGATCTGTCGTTGCCCACTGGGGTGTTGATACAGAAAATTACAAGGGTTGGGCCACACATTCGAATCGCTTGATTCCCATCTACACCTTTGGAACTGCTGGTGCGGGACCCGGAATCGATCTCAATAGCTACCTGGGCAAGAATAGTGTTTATCGCGATTCGACTCGACTCAAGAAACTCTATGACGGTGAACCCATCGAGACGCTCAATCCCGCTGCCGAGTACTGCGATCAGACGGACATCGCTAGGTTGCAGCAAGCGGCTCTCGCTGCGGGGCGGAAGTATCTTTTTCTGATCATCTTTGATGGCATGGATTGGGAAACTACCCGTGCTGCCGCGATCTACAAGTCCTGCCGCATTGGCTATGATTCCGGCCGCGGGCGGGGGCTTCATTTTCAAGACGTCTCTGCCGACGGGACTAGCCAATTCGGCTACATGGTAACGAGTCCCCATAACACAGGCACGGAGGTCGACGTCGATCTACAAACAGTCAAGAACCCGAATGGCACATTGGGAGGAGGATACAATGTCGAACGCGGTGGTCCGAACCCTTGGACTCCAGGGAGTGATAGCAGCTATGCGATCACCGAAAACGACGAGGATATTGTCCGCCATGCCTACACCGATTCCGCAAGTTCCGCGACGAGTATGTGTACCGGTATCAAAACCTTCAATGGCTCGATCAACATCGACCCGACAGGGCACAAGCTGCCTACGGTCGCCTTTCAGGCGCAGCTTGATGGTTATTCTGTGGGTGCCGTCAGCAGTGTCCCGATCAGCCATGCTACTCCGGCTGCTGCTTATGCTCACAATGTTTCAAGGAATGACTATCAAGATCTAACACGGGACCTTCTCGGCCTTCCCTCGGTAGCGCATCCCGATCAGCCATTGCCGGGATTGGATGTCTTGATCGGCGGTGGCTACGGAGTGACTGCTAAGACAAATCGTCCACAAGGCTCTAATTTCGAGCCTGGCAGTATCTATCTGACCGACGCCGACCTGGAGGCGATTGATAGCCAGAATGAAGGAAAATATCTAATATCCGAGCGGACCGCAGGGGTCAATGGTAGCGACGCTCTCCAGGCGGCTGCTGAGCAGGCCGCTACCACAAACAAACGGCTGCTTGGATTCTACGGCGCCCACAAAGGGCATCTTCCCTTTGCCACTGCAAACGGCGACTATCAGTGTGCCCCTGGTATAGCCGAGGCCGAATGCTATTCGCCCGCCGACCTGGACGAGAATCCCACTCTTGCTGAAATGACGCAAGCGGCAATTACCGTGCTTTCAACAAACCCGAAGGGTTTCTGGTTGATGGTCGAAGCAGGCGACGTTGATTGGGCCAATCACGATGACAACCTCGACAATTCTATTGGGGCCGTCTTCAGTGGCGACGAGGCTGTGAGAACCGTCACCCATTGGGTCGAGCAAAACAGCAATTGGCAGGAGTCTGTCGTCATCGTCACGGCAGACCATGGGCACTATCTCTTTCTGGACCAGCCAGAGAGCTTGATTCCAACGGCAAGCGAGACGAAGTAG